CCCGACTTAAGTCATTTGGCTTTAGGAACAAACACAAATCTTCCAAGTCTAAACCGATTGCTCCTCCCACCCCTAGTTCCCCACCGCCCTCCGGTCACAGTTCATCAACGAGTCTCTCAATGAACCATCAGCAACCACAGCAGCCCCAGTTAGGCCGACCACCAAGTTATACAAACAATCGACCAACGAGTCCAATGGTGCATGGCCAACAACAGCCCCCGCCTATCACTACAAACCTCCAATACAACCCGAGTGCTCCCTTGAACGGTCCGCCGGGCTATGGCATGCAGCTACAGGTGGCTCCTAGTATTCCACCGGCACTGTCCAACACCCAGTATCCAGGGCGCAATCCGGCGGTCGAGGTTGAGGGTGGGGGTCGGAGCAAGGCCCAACTGATTGTTGGGATTGACTTCGGTACAACATTCTCGGGAGTCGCATATGCATTCGCAACCAACAACCAGGCGAGCGAGGACATCATCACGGAGTGGCCCGGGGCCGGAACCCACGCAAAACAAAAGGTGATCGTGACGAAGAAGTCTCCCTCATGAATGCAATTCTGACCACGGGATATTTTACTAGATTCCTACCGTCCTCTACTACGACCAATACCAAAAAGTAGTGGGATGGGGCCCCGACATCGCCGATGCTCTCGCTCCGACCGGATACCCCAAACCTCAAGTACAAAAGGTCGAGTGGTTCAAGCTTCAGCTGATGCTCTCCGGAAACACCTATATTGATCCCATCAACCTgccccccctccccccggGCAAGTCCGAAATCGATGTCGCTGCCGATTACCTTTTCAAGCTACGACAAGCCATTCGCGCCCAGCTGCAAAAGGCCCTAGGAGAGGTATTCACGCGTGAGGAACGCAATATCCGATACTACCTGACGGTCCCGGCTATTTGGAATGACGCCGGCAAAGCTGCGACGCGGACTGCTGCTATTCAAGCTGGCTTCTTGCGCGATGAGAACGATAACCGTCTCACACTAGTGTCAGAGCCCGAGGCAGCGGCCTTGTTCTGTGCCAAGAGCGGACTGCTCAACTTGAAGGTGGGCGATGCTATTTTGATTGTGGATTGCGGTGGTGGTACCGTGGATTTGATTGCATATGAGGTCGAGGAAGAGCAGCCTTTCAGTGTGATGGAATGTACTGCCGGATCTGGTGACTCGTGTGGTTCAACAGCACTAAATCGGAATTTCAGTAACATCTTACGGGCAAAGATCCGCAAGATGAAGCTGCCAGATGGCTCTCGAACTGCGGGCAAGGTCTACGCGAAGTGTATCATGGACTTTGAGAACCGGATCAAGGCCGACTTCCGCAACAACGGGCAAAAATGGGCAGTGGACGTGGGTATCGAGGCCGACTTCCCCGACGCCGGTATTGAGGAGGGTTACATGACCTTCATGAATGAGGAGATCCTTCAGTGCTTCGAGCCTGTCGTGAACCGTATCCTCGAGTTGGTCCGCAACCAGATTATCGCTATACAAGCACAGAACCGTCAGATCCAGGTAAGAGCATCTCAGTATGATCTTCAGCGCCAAGCTAACAAGATATAGAATGTTCTGGTCGTCGGTGGATTCGGTGCTTCCGAATATCTCTTCCAGCAGATTAAACTCCACGTGCCGCCACAGTATCAGACTAAGGTGGTCCGCCCGATGGACTCTGTGGCTGCGATCGTCAAGGGCGCAGTCACCGCGGGTATCACCGAGCGGGTCATCACACATCGTGTAGCACGCCGGCACTATCTTATGGCCACACTTCAACCATTCAAGGAGGGGTATCACCCAGAACAGTATCGTGTTCCGAGTTTGGATGGTCGCGATCGATGCAAGTATACCCGTCAGATTTTTGTCCAAAAGGGAGAGCGTGTCAGGATTGGCGAACCAGTCAAGGTCAGCTTCTTCCGTCAAGTTGCACCTGGCGCCACCCTCATGTATGAGGATGTATTATACGCCTGTGACGAGGACGTCTGCCCCGAGTACACCAAGGATCCACGTAAGTGGAGAGTTTTCATTTCCCTTGTACCAATCACTAATACTTTCGCTAGGCATCAAGGAAGTCGTCACACTCACATCCGATTTATCACGCAAGAACCTCGAGACTGACTTTGAGCGCATGGATACACCTCAGGGGATCTTCTACCGTGTTTACTTCGACATCTATCTTACCCTCGATGGCAGTGAATTCAGCGCCGAATTAGTTTGCCAGAATGAGATCATGGGCCGTTGCCGTGCCAAGTTCCGTTGATCTAACCATTTTTCGCTCACGGGAGGCACAGATGAAAACACACTTACGCGCGCCGCATCTA
The nucleotide sequence above comes from Penicillium digitatum chromosome 1, complete sequence. Encoded proteins:
- a CDS encoding Heat shock protein Hsp70, whose translation is MNHQQPQQPQLGRPPSYTNNRPTSPMVHGQQQPPPITTNLQYNPSAPLNGPPGYGMQLQVAPSIPPALSNTQYPGRNPAVEVEGGGRSKAQLIVGIDFGTTFSGVAYAFATNNQASEDIITEWPGAGTHAKQKIPTVLYYDQYQKVVGWGPDIADALAPTGYPKPQVQKVEWFKLQLMLSGNTYIDPINLPPLPPGKSEIDVAADYLFKLRQAIRAQLQKALGEVFTREERNIRYYLTVPAIWNDAGKAATRTAAIQAGFLRDENDNRLTLVSEPEAAALFCAKSGLLNLKVGDAILIVDCGGGTVDLIAYEVEEEQPFSVMECTAGSGDSCGSTALNRNFSNILRAKIRKMKLPDGSRTAGKVYAKCIMDFENRIKADFRNNGQKWAVDVGIEADFPDAGIEEGYMTFMNEEILQCFEPVVNRILELVRNQIIAIQAQNRQIQNVLVVGGFGASEYLFQQIKLHVPPQYQTKVVRPMDSVAAIVKGAVTAGITERVITHRVARRHYLMATLQPFKEGYHPEQYRVPSLDGRDRCKYTRQIFVQKGERVRIGEPVKVSFFRQVAPGATLMYEDVLYACDEDVCPEYTKDPRIKEVVTLTSDLSRKNLETDFERMDTPQGIFYRVYFDIYLTLDGSEFSAELVCQNEIMGRCRAKFR